A region of the Synechococcus sp. PCC 7502 genome:
GGCGAGATATGCCCCGAGACTTACCACCATTCTCTACAGTGTATCGATACTACAAGGAGTGGAAAGATACAGGTACATTTACTGCGATTATGGAAGCTTTGCATTCAACAGCCCGTGAACAGTCAAAAAAAATACAAAATGGACAACTTTAATCATCATTGACTCACAAGCAGTGAAAAATACTTGTAATGCAAGTATAGAATCCAAGGGCTTCTGCTCCTACAAAGCAACTAACGGGATCAAAAGACATTTAGCCGTTGACACTCTGGGTATTTAACAAGAGCAAATGTATCAGATGACCAAGGACTGATTGAGATGTTAACGTTTAACATTGATTACTTCAAATCGAAGCCAGATGACATTACGCTAACTACGATATTGCTGGATAGTGGTTATCATATCGAAAAATTGACGACTGATTTACAGAAGGTTTATCCTGAGATTATGACTAAGATTAGGTTTGAAATTTCTCCTAAGGTATCAAAGCAACAGAAGGCAGAAAAAGGTCTGTCTGGGTTTGTAGTTGTGCCGACAAGGTGGGTAATTGGGTTGAAAGATGCAAAATCTTAGTTAAGAACTTTGAGAGAACTCTCGTTAATGCTACAGCTAAACTCAATCTTTGCTTTATTCGCTTGATGCTAAAAAGAATTGCTACTCATGAGATATGAAACAGGCTCTATAGCCCTCAGTTAAACTTGATTGAAATTTTATGGCGTTTTATGAAGTATGAATGGATTGAACTTAAAGTATATGAAAGTTGGGAAAACTTAGTCTCTTATGTTGAAAAAATCCTTCGAGAATTTGGAAAGGAATATGTAATTAATTTTGCGTAGCTACTTAAGATATTCAACTGATTGTTTTGAGAGATAGGTTCTAGGGGTAACTTTTTCTAAGCGATACCTAATTCTCACTAGAAATGTTTACAGTAGCGATCGCAAAATTTGCTAAATAAGAATGTCGATCGCTTTACACGTATTTACTTTTTACCCGCGCGCTTACACCTCCATTTGGTGCTAATGTTACCCCACGACGAACGGGCATAATTGGGAGTTTTCCAATTAGCTGTAATTGACAGTGAGATAGAATTTCAACTATGACTAATTTGAGTT
Encoded here:
- a CDS encoding transposase; translated protein: MLNPYSSSLTDKEWEIIEPLLPKKKQTRPPTWTKRQILDGILYQLKNGCNWRDMPRDLPPFSTVYRYYKEWKDTGTFTAIMEALHSTAREQSKKIQNGQL